ACAATCGGATAAAAGAAGcggaaaagtaataaaagaattaaataaaatggctAACAATGTAAGGGTACTTTGTATCTATTGATATTATTTCTACGGTTTTGTTTAGATTGTTGATTTcttctatatatacatatatatatatctatatataatcatatatatatatatatatatatatatatatatatatatatatatatatatatatatatatatatatatatatatatatatattatatatacatactttttatataaatatatatttaaattattatttatatttaataggtatcaaatattaatttaatatataaatatagacttttaaacatatatatatataatatatatatatataaacatatatatatattatatatatatatatattatatatatatatatatatatatatatatatatatatatatatatatatatatatatatagatatatatatatatatatatatatatatatatatatatatatatatatatatatatatatacatatagattatttaaaagtctatatttatatattaaattaatatttgatacctattaaatataaataataattttatatatatatttatataaaaagtatgtatatacaaatagttatatatgtatatatacatcttatatatatatatatattatatatatatatatatatatatatatatatatatatatatatatatatatatatatatatatatatatatatatatatagtttttttgctttgttgtCTACATATTCTTTTATTGTGCCTTGTATtagaattttcaattttcacAATGAAAGAACATGTTGACAACATATATATTGTATAGAAGAATTGTACCAATCCTATATagatatacaatatttatatatatatattatatatatatatatatatatatatatatatatatatatatatatatatatatatatatatatatatatatatatatatatttatatatatatattatatattttataatatatattatatattatataaattagtcgatctatgtactgaagccctcgTGTTTCCCTAAATCAGTGTGACGTCATATTGCTAACTAATACATGCAATAtcagttatatatttttgttgttgttgttttttgttatatgttATCTAGCAATCCCTAAATCGGTCAATATGTTGTACTGAAATCCTTTCCTACCCCTAAATCGTCATAGTGCTCAACAAAGTATGCAatatcgtatatatatatatatatatatatatatatatatatatatataatatatatatatatatatatatatatatatatatatatatatatatatatatatatgtatatgagcCCGAGTGTTCTTCGTTagaaacaaatatatacattgtatatatttacaatCTACAATATATTTACATTCTTCAGGTCAGGTtaggttatcctgctactggtaacatgaaATCCAGTACAACCTGTTTTCATGTTAACGTCAGGAAGGGCATCcggttgtaaaaaattgcttcaactcTTACATTGTGGGATTTATTTCACTTTGTAGAACCATCCAAACTGCACTAGTGTGGAAACATGGATGTAATacttcaacaacaaaaaaaattatatatatatatatacattgtatgtatatatatttatatatatatatatatatatatatgtatatatatatatatatatatatatatatatatatacattgcatatatatatacattgtatatatacatttatatgtatatatatatatactcatatttatttacatttttttagtataaaatacatttaaaatacaatttatttttaattacttctgTATCATATTATTTCTTAAAGGATAAAAAATGGAGTGGGATGTCAAAGGAGAAAAAAAGGCTTGTCATTAATGAAGAAGTtgatactttttacaaaaaagctCAGGAAGATGCTGCAATTCATGAGGTTGTTGTTAGTTACGATCAAGAAGAGCCCAAGAGTTCTTCGTTAGAAGCAAGTAGCAATAATAGCATTAACCTTGGTAGTTATCGTTCTTTTGAAAGTATCATAGATACAAGCtcagaagaaattaaaaataagtcacTTTTAGAGGAAATTCGTGTTTGGGCAATTCAATACAATGTTGAAAATAAAGCATTGgatgatttgttaaaaattcttataacaaaaCATCCGGAGTTACCTAAATCatgtaaaacacttttaaaatgttcttcGACCCATTTGAATATCTCAAAGATGGGTAGTGGAGAATTTGTTCACTTTGGCCTAGAAACTGAACTTATTAGGTATATAGAATCTGGTTTGCAAAGCTTTAGGATAAGTTCAGATCGATATAATTTACTTTGCGCTGAAGCTACTCATTTTCATTCTACACTTATCACGTTAACATTTAATATCGATGGGATGCCTTTATTCAAATCCTGCTCTAAATCATTTTGGCCTATTTTAGCAAAAGTTAATGAAAGTACTTGCCTTGAGCCTTTCATTGTATCTCTTTATTTTGGCACAAATAAACCGAATGAcctgaataaatatttttcagggATTGTAGAAAacttgaacaatttaaaataccCAATTGTAGTTTCAGGACAGAGGTATCTTATTAGAGCTTTTTGTATTGTAAGTGATGCTCCGGCAAGAGCATTTATAAAGggtataaagtattttaatggtTACAATGGGTGTGAGTATTGCAGACAAACTGGTAGCTATATTAATGGAAAGGTTGTTTTTGATAATCATGATGCTCCTGCTCGAACTGATCAAcagtttttgaattttcaagaaaaagatCACCAAAAGGAAATGACGGCAATTGGTAGTATTGTACCTCCTGTTACTTGTGTGCCAGCTGAGTACATGCATCTGTTATGTGAAGGTGTGTTcagaaaacttttgtttttatggGTTTCTTCAACATGTAAGTACAAAGGTTCATTTCGCATACCACCGTCTAATCGAGTTGCTTTATCAAATAAGATCGTTGAAAATGGGAAACACATGCCTAAAGAATTTAAACACAGAAAAGTGAGACCATTGGTTGAGATGGACCGATGGAAAGCAACtgaatttagaactttttttatttatttggcaCCATTAGTCATGAGATCTTTTCTGCATCCCAGTGTTTATGCTCATACTATGCTTCTCCATTTTGCAGCATTCAATATGCTTGGATCAGATTTTTTACCAATTATGGATAACATTTCCTGGTGTTTGAAGAAATTTGTTACTACGTTTGCAGATCATTATGGTAAAGGTAATTTAGTGTATAACATTCATTGTCTTTTACATTTAGATGAGTTTGTAAAAAACCTTGGTCCACTTGACTTTTGGTCATCATTTCCTTTTGAGAATAAATTAAGGCATATTAAAAAGACCATTAATTCCAACACCAATTGCCTCAAACAGTGCATCAATAATGTAATTAGAAATTCAATTTTCAGAACATTATCGCCATCTTGCAATAACTTATTTTACTTATCTACACATTCACCAGACAATATATATCTCACCTCTTCTGGAATGTGTTACTTCGTTTGTTACCGATGTTGTGTGTAATGGAAATGTAATGACTTTATATGAAGACGTGTATTCCCATCCATATCCTTCTTCATTTATGCATATAGGTTTGTATAAACACTCTAATAGTAATGTATGCAATGTTTCAATAATTAACAAATGTGTGTGTATTCCTTGTGAGAAtagtatattttacattattccATTTGCTTCTAATAAATTGTTTAGTTATTGATCAAAATACcagaattatttatataaactattagtttttgAACAGCATCAAATTTTGAACTGTTTAACAATTGAAGACATTTGTACTTTTAGCACTATAGTCTTCAatttaaatcttgaaaaatgacttttatctagtttttaaattttgtatttaattttaaaaaacagtttgttacataattagttgtATAACCAATTTATATCAGTTGCGTAaaagatgtttaatttttttatgagttttttagtgttatttttttatcggCATTCTTATGAATTTTATATCTAtgtaataaagatattttttatgaaataattatatatagaaaaGTATGAGTTGttttacctattttttatttacttgatattgttaatttatattgCTATAGTCCTAGCAAGTATTGGgaatttatatagttattttactACTATTacttatgcaaatttttttttattgaattatggTAATTCTATTGTAAACATAGTGTCATCAGGGTGGCAAATACCCTGTAAATATTGTGCCAGCCCAAAACGATATTTACTGAAATTATCTTTCCTAATTCCtagagttttttataatatgcacaaatagtttatattatttatattttttacagtgtaaagatatgttttatattgttcATTTCCTTAACGACAATACTGTGGAGTATGTTCCAAAGGAATGGCTTAATGGAAACAGCGAGTGTATGTGGCCAAAATGTAGCATGACTTCATTAAAAGGAATGCGCCGGAAGAGACAGATTCCCAATAAAGATTGGGAAAGATACAAAATACGAATTTTATCTACTGCAGgtaaacacacacatatgtgtgtgtgtttgtgtgtgtgtgtgcgtttAAGTTATACCTggtttattaatattactttaatgcACAATCAACTCACATTTTTGTTACTTTGTACTACTTTGACTACTTTGTTACAGACTGTGAGGAAAGAGcattagaaaagttaaaaatatctgAAGAAACAAGTGATCTTGCTTCAGAATATGAAGGTAATTCATGTCGT
The nucleotide sequence above comes from Hydra vulgaris chromosome 09, alternate assembly HydraT2T_AEP. Encoded proteins:
- the LOC136084665 gene encoding uncharacterized protein LOC136084665 yields the protein MANNDKKWSGMSKEKKRLVINEEVDTFYKKAQEDAAIHEVVVSYDQEEPKSSSLEASSNNSINLGSYRSFESIIDTSSEEIKNKSLLEEIRVWAIQYNVENKALDDLLKILITKHPELPKSCKTLLKCSSTHLNISKMGSGEFVHFGLETELIRYIESGLQSFRISSDRYNLLCAEATHFHSTLITLTFNIDGMPLFKSCSKSFWPILAKVNESTCLEPFIVSLYFGTNKPNDLNKYFSGIVENLNNLKYPIVVSGQRYLIRAFCIVSDAPARAFIKGIKYFNGYNGCEYCRQTGSYINGKVVFDNHDAPARTDQQFLNFQEKDHQKEMTAIGSIVPPVTCVPAEYMHLLCEGVFRKLLFLWVSSTCKYKGSFRIPPSNRVALSNKIVENGKHMPKEFKHRKVRPLVEMDRWKATEFRTFFIYLAPLVMRSFLHPSVYAHTMLLHFAAFNMLGSDFLPIMDNISWCLKKFVTTFADHYGKGNLVYNIHCLLHLDEFVKNLGPLDFWSSFPFENKLRHIKKTINSNTNCLKQCINNVIRNSIFRTLSPSCNNLFYLSTHSPDNIYLTSSGMCYFVCYRCCV